A single window of Helicobacter pylori NCTC 11637 = CCUG 17874 = ATCC 43504 = JCM 12093 DNA harbors:
- the glyS gene encoding glycine--tRNA ligase subunit beta: MHSDELLVEILVEELPAQALLNEYKEMPKKLHALFQKRTLEVGNIEIFYTPRRLCLLIKDFPLLTQETKEEFFGPPVKIACNNEDKTQGLNALGLGFYQKLGLKDHQHFQTAFKNNKEVLYHAKIHEKEPTKDLIMPIVLEFLEGLNFGKSMRWGNVEKSFIRPIHNICVLFNGENFNGIEVKEYGFKTKQATKVHRQEGFDFIQVDSPKAYFEVLEKNHVILDPKKREAKILQEIKELETKHRIIVEIDRDLLDEVVAITEYPSALLGEFDKAFLKLPSEIIITSMKENQRYFAAFSQKSQESPTLHNGFIVVSNAINKDKQKIILGNQKVLKARLSDAVFFYENDLKKPLDNAPLESVVFVQGLGTLKDKMERESIIAQYLTQKYLSSLNMPLEKALELVKRAVQIAKADLLSEVVYEFSELQGIMGYYYALKQNENELVALSVKEQYLPASENAPLPSSVFSSIVALSLKLDSLFSLFSVGKIPSGSKDPFALRRLSFGLLKIIAHYGLEFDLKADLKNLFQKVGVYQSFDLEILEKFLLERFHNLIDCNPSIIRSVLNTNERDIVKIIQKVKALKRFLDDPKNAQKKELLFSAFKRLANINKDRNPNESSGFSTSLFKESQENALFEAFNAIKTSAFESLDSKIEAYFGLHAPLEEYFKSVLVMDKDIEIQKNRKNFLWGVYQSFLEIGDIKEIAI, translated from the coding sequence TTGCATTCAGATGAATTGTTAGTAGAGATTTTAGTTGAAGAATTGCCCGCACAAGCGTTATTGAATGAATATAAAGAAATGCCTAAAAAACTCCATGCTCTTTTTCAAAAACGCACTTTAGAAGTGGGAAATATAGAGATTTTTTACACCCCTAGGCGTTTGTGTTTGCTCATTAAAGATTTTCCCCTTTTAACCCAAGAAACCAAAGAGGAATTTTTTGGGCCTCCGGTTAAAATCGCATGCAACAATGAAGATAAAACGCAAGGGTTGAACGCATTAGGCTTAGGGTTTTATCAAAAATTAGGGTTAAAAGATCACCAGCATTTCCAAACAGCGTTCAAAAACAATAAAGAAGTGCTTTATCACGCTAAAATCCATGAAAAAGAGCCTACAAAAGACTTAATCATGCCCATTGTGTTAGAGTTTTTAGAGGGTTTGAATTTCGGGAAGTCTATGCGTTGGGGCAATGTGGAAAAAAGCTTTATCAGACCCATTCATAATATTTGCGTGTTGTTTAATGGGGAAAATTTTAACGGTATTGAAGTCAAAGAGTATGGTTTTAAAACCAAGCAAGCCACGAAAGTGCACCGACAAGAGGGTTTTGATTTTATCCAAGTGGATAGCCCTAAAGCCTATTTTGAAGTTTTAGAAAAAAACCATGTCATTTTAGACCCTAAAAAGCGCGAAGCTAAAATCTTACAAGAAATTAAAGAGCTAGAAACAAAGCATCGCATCATCGTAGAAATAGATAGGGATCTATTAGATGAAGTGGTAGCGATCACGGAATACCCCAGCGCGCTTTTAGGGGAGTTTGACAAGGCGTTTTTGAAATTACCCAGTGAAATCATCATCACTTCCATGAAAGAAAACCAACGCTATTTTGCGGCCTTTAGTCAAAAAAGCCAAGAAAGCCCAACATTACACAACGGCTTTATTGTGGTGAGTAACGCTATCAATAAAGACAAGCAAAAAATCATTTTAGGCAACCAAAAGGTTTTAAAAGCCCGTTTGAGCGATGCGGTTTTCTTTTATGAAAACGATCTCAAAAAGCCTTTAGATAACGCTCCTTTAGAGAGCGTGGTTTTTGTGCAAGGTTTAGGGACTTTAAAAGATAAAATGGAGCGAGAATCAATCATCGCTCAATATTTGACGCAAAAATATCTTTCATCTTTAAACATGCCTTTAGAAAAAGCCCTTGAGTTGGTTAAAAGAGCCGTTCAAATCGCTAAGGCGGATTTACTCAGTGAAGTGGTGTATGAATTTAGCGAGCTTCAAGGGATCATGGGCTATTATTACGCTTTAAAACAAAACGAAAACGAATTGGTCGCCTTGAGTGTGAAAGAGCAGTATTTGCCCGCAAGCGAAAACGCTCCCTTGCCCTCTAGCGTTTTTAGTTCAATCGTGGCTTTGAGCTTGAAATTAGACAGCCTGTTTTCTCTTTTTAGCGTGGGTAAAATCCCTAGCGGATCTAAAGATCCTTTTGCTTTAAGGCGCTTGAGTTTTGGGCTATTGAAAATCATCGCGCATTACGGGTTAGAATTTGATTTGAAAGCGGATTTGAAAAACCTTTTTCAAAAAGTGGGCGTTTATCAAAGCTTTGATTTAGAGATTTTAGAAAAGTTTTTACTGGAGCGCTTTCATAATTTAATAGATTGTAACCCCTCTATTATAAGGAGCGTGTTAAACACCAACGAGCGAGACATTGTTAAAATCATTCAAAAAGTCAAAGCCTTAAAACGCTTTTTGGACGATCCCAAGAACGCTCAAAAAAAAGAGTTGCTTTTTAGCGCTTTCAAACGCTTAGCCAATATCAATAAAGACAGAAACCCTAACGAATCAAGCGGGTTTTCTACGAGTCTTTTCAAAGAATCGCAAGAGAATGCCCTTTTTGAAGCGTTCAATGCGATCAAAACAAGCGCTTTTGAGAGTTTGGATAGCAAAATAGAGGCTTATTTTGGTTTGCATGCGCCTTTAGAAGAATATTTTAAAAGCGTGCTAGTCATGGATAAAGACATAGAAATCCAAAAAAATCGTAAAAATTTCTTGTGGGGCGTGTATCAAAGTTTCTTAGAAATTGGGGATATTAAAGAAATTGCGATTTAA
- a CDS encoding efflux RND transporter periplasmic adaptor subunit, whose amino-acid sequence MKRALWWLMLMGVFSMGVSLKAKEYPEIVLEEKNLQPMGLKVVKLDKEIFSKGLPFNAYIDFDSKSSVVQSLSFDASVVAVYKREGEQVKAGDAICEVSSIDLSNLYFELQNNQNKLKIAKDITKKDLELYRAGVIPKREYQTSFLASQEMGLKVEQLESAFKSFGVDPKNPKGQYGFRIVARDSGLLALAPKNVGEKILAFTSYVRISKSDDLIAQIKLPVGVSKTIKRDSPVYNEEGEKIGKIQSVSVVLDKGSNTILATALLDEGNYHVGEMVEMYIQGSQPKDSVLIPSNALIRNGKDYLVFVRTPKGFRPVVVQVLEERSKIFIVNAQNLHPNDSVAVGSLIGLKGMINNLGEE is encoded by the coding sequence TTGAAGCGGGCGTTATGGTGGCTTATGTTAATGGGCGTTTTTTCAATGGGCGTTTCTTTAAAAGCCAAAGAGTATCCAGAAATTGTTTTAGAAGAAAAAAACTTGCAACCCATGGGGTTAAAGGTGGTTAAATTAGATAAAGAAATCTTTAGTAAAGGGCTTCCTTTTAACGCTTATATTGATTTTGATAGCAAGAGTTCTGTGGTGCAGAGTTTGAGTTTTGATGCGTCTGTGGTCGCTGTTTATAAAAGAGAGGGCGAGCAGGTGAAGGCTGGAGATGCGATCTGTGAAGTGAGCTCTATTGATTTGAGCAATTTGTATTTTGAATTGCAAAACAACCAAAATAAATTAAAAATCGCTAAAGATATTACTAAAAAAGATTTAGAGCTTTATAGGGCCGGTGTCATTCCTAAAAGGGAGTATCAAACGAGTTTTTTAGCCAGCCAGGAAATGGGCTTAAAGGTGGAACAATTAGAGAGCGCGTTTAAAAGCTTTGGCGTGGATCCCAAAAACCCTAAAGGGCAGTATGGTTTTAGGATTGTGGCTAGAGATAGCGGTCTTTTAGCGTTAGCGCCTAAAAATGTGGGCGAGAAGATTTTGGCTTTCACTAGCTATGTGCGTATTTCAAAAAGCGATGATCTGATCGCTCAAATCAAATTGCCTGTAGGCGTTTCTAAAACCATTAAAAGGGATTCGCCGGTCTATAATGAAGAGGGGGAAAAAATCGGGAAGATTCAAAGCGTTTCGGTGGTGTTAGACAAAGGCTCTAACACGATTTTAGCCACCGCTTTATTAGATGAGGGCAATTACCATGTGGGGGAAATGGTAGAAATGTATATTCAAGGCTCTCAACCCAAAGACTCCGTTTTAATCCCTTCAAACGCTTTAATCAGAAACGGGAAGGATTACCTGGTGTTTGTGAGGACGCCTAAAGGTTTTAGGCCTGTGGTGGTTCAAGTTTTAGAAGAGCGCAGTAAGATTTTTATCGTGAACGCTCAAAATTTACACCCTAATGACAGCGTGGCAGTGGGGTCATTGATAGGGTTAAAAGGCATGATCAACAATTTAGGGGAAGAATAA
- a CDS encoding TolC family protein: MRFNSFKRKVRRFCLGVAFLISGAGVLDAKTFTLQEFFKEVETNSMELIGKKADFKSRLNEQRSVNAWDFPYIENETSMVKNFQGIIEAQPRTLLVVRPKLPWVSSLLSKSLSIKTIQYDKSYQLNKNLAFIGAKRLYLTYVMTKEKYQVYAQREANFYSQLKIAKEKVKAGSMSEKDYINFNNSYLESKLAKTNVETKLIDLEKMLDTMLAIVEPVKEGAHFDTYLDHLHDVKVIGLDFEYVRLEPEALKFKLDRSLYVDILDLTAKDYQVNAKLANRDVFNAFEFGIGSESYNSSTNLSVEVRIPLPVTPKNIYQKRKFLDLQSGTLAQNEVMKRNIRINANSYLNQLKTKEAYIETQKEAIANKKRLMEMGRIAYEAQKIGLFEYLIYQNSYMDALITLAEAKIEYIDISALLEETLGESLTRLGVLH; the protein is encoded by the coding sequence TTGCGATTTAATTCTTTCAAACGCAAAGTCCGGCGTTTTTGTTTGGGGGTAGCTTTTTTAATAAGCGGTGCGGGCGTGCTTGATGCGAAAACCTTTACCCTACAAGAGTTTTTTAAAGAAGTAGAAACCAATTCAATGGAGTTGATCGGCAAAAAAGCCGATTTTAAAAGCCGTTTGAATGAGCAACGCTCCGTGAACGCTTGGGATTTCCCTTACATTGAGAATGAAACTTCTATGGTGAAAAACTTCCAAGGCATCATAGAAGCGCAACCCAGAACCCTTTTAGTGGTAAGACCCAAGCTCCCATGGGTGAGTTCGCTTTTATCTAAAAGCCTTTCTATTAAAACCATTCAATACGATAAAAGCTATCAATTGAATAAAAATCTCGCTTTTATTGGCGCTAAACGCTTGTATTTGACTTATGTGATGACTAAAGAAAAGTATCAAGTGTATGCGCAACGGGAAGCGAACTTTTATTCGCAGCTCAAAATCGCTAAAGAAAAAGTCAAAGCCGGCAGCATGAGCGAAAAAGATTATATCAACTTCAATAACTCTTATTTGGAATCCAAACTCGCTAAAACCAATGTGGAAACTAAACTCATAGATTTAGAAAAAATGCTAGACACGATGCTAGCGATTGTGGAGCCGGTTAAAGAGGGGGCGCATTTTGACACTTATTTAGACCATTTGCATGATGTCAAGGTGATCGGTTTGGATTTTGAATACGTGCGATTAGAGCCTGAAGCCTTAAAGTTCAAATTGGATCGCTCGTTGTATGTGGATATTTTGGATTTGACGGCTAAAGATTATCAAGTGAATGCGAAATTGGCTAATAGAGATGTGTTTAATGCATTTGAGTTTGGGATTGGCTCTGAAAGCTATAACTCTTCCACTAATCTTTCTGTAGAAGTGCGTATCCCTTTACCGGTAACGCCTAAAAATATCTATCAAAAGCGTAAATTCTTGGATTTGCAAAGCGGGACGCTCGCGCAAAATGAAGTGATGAAACGAAACATTAGAATCAACGCCAACTCCTACTTAAACCAGCTCAAAACCAAAGAAGCATACATTGAAACCCAAAAAGAAGCCATTGCCAATAAGAAGCGTTTGATGGAAATGGGGCGCATCGCTTATGAAGCCCAAAAAATCGGGCTTTTTGAATACTTGATTTATCAAAATTCTTACATGGACGCCCTCATCACTCTAGCGGAAGCTAAGATTGAATACATTGATATTAGCGCGCTTTTAGAAGAGACTTTAGGGGAGAGCTTGACCAGATTAGGAGTATTGCATTGA